Part of the Plectropomus leopardus isolate mb chromosome 7, YSFRI_Pleo_2.0, whole genome shotgun sequence genome, aagaaaaagaaaaagagaagaaaacgtaaacataagaaaaaaaacatgtcatgtaGAGCTATTGTTGAAGTAGGATATTTTTCACAGAtcttttaaatgatgttatgtTATGGTTACAACACGTCAGTTTGGCTGTAAGTGTGTCACACTCACTAGTTTAAGAATTACATTGTAGCCTTACATCTATTTTCCCTACTAAACAGAAAAATCCAACCGTACACACATCCAAATTCCACTCTTTCACCAAACAATGACTAACGTCAGCTTAACTGCCTTATTAGACCAAAAATGGATTAAAGCAACAGATAACATGATGTAGTTATGATTCACAGTTTTGTGATCTGAGCCAGTGTTTCTGTGTCAAGGGGTGTAATCTTGTCTCCTTCTTTTGCCTGCACTGTTGCTCAaacttgatgatgatgatgatgatgatgatgatgatgatgatgatgatgatgatgatgatgatgatggtgaatgTGGGTTTGTGCAAATGGTTGTTAGTTGGAAGTAAAATGAGGAGAGCTGTATGATAAGGGAAGTACTTGGCAGGCTGACAGTTCACATAAAAATagggtttttttatgtttaataatATTTGCTCTTGTGCTAAACCTCTTCCCCTTTCctctacaacaacaaaaagaaaatgtaagagagaaagaaaacaagagaaaacacacagaagacTGAAATACCAGTGGACCTTTCTAGGGCTACATTTAGCCAAAGAAAATCTTGGTCAACTAAAATTCTGCCTACTCTTCAACCGATCAATTAGTTGATGGGGGAAACATATCTGCACATTATCACTAGATTAACTTCGATTGCCACAATGCACCGAGTGCTTTCTTCTTGTTAGCGTTATGTGTCCTCCAAAGCGATTCTTTCCTGTCACAGGGCTCAACATTAAAACTTGCCCATGCCAAGTGAACTCTGTGTTCAAGAGATTGGAGTGccttaagtggaaaaaaaagatctcaaatTTAATCTAACATGCTAGATACGATAGAAGTTAACACTGGGGTTGCTGATGTCATATACACGGTAATGTCATTAAGGTTAAATTTCTCTGAAATGCTGATTGTGAGAGAGACTTGCTATTTTTAGCGCAGGAGCTAACGATAGCCATCCTGCCAATCCAACAAGGGCTCCACTGTGATCGTATCCCTTTCAGAAGCTTTGTAGTCCAGCTTTGAGCCGCAGCGTCTTTTTGGAAACTTTGTCCATAATGATAAATCCAGCTGTGAAGGTCTTCTGCAatgatttatctgtttttaaaaatgagagttgaaaaatgtttaattttaggTAAAACACTGCACTCATTGTCACAGCTGTTCAATCACACTGGAGAAGGAGTGggacaaacacagcaaacaccAAACACCAACCATCACAGAGGACAAATACTAGAGCTGAACAACAACAGCTACCGATTCTACTGCGAAAAGAAACAATCTGGTGAACAAAAATTGTATCAAAGCGACACCAGTGATTGTTTGACCAATGACAATTTGGTTGGACAAGAGCACATCTACCAACCAATCAACCACAAGTTTACAGCCCAAGACCTTTCTTGCAACAGTAAGAGCTAAGGTAGAGCTAATGAGATTAGTTTTGGCTCTGTAACGTCATAAGTGTCCTAGTAAACCATTAAAGTGAGCCAATATGAATGATTTCCATTCCATCATATGCCTGCCATAAAAAAACGTATATTAACCTTAAGGCTGTGGGTCACATTGATAAACTCTGCTCAGAGCAGCAACAGGGGCAGAGCGGGACGAACAACACCCGcgtgcacgtgcacacacatactgtatgtgcacacGGTACAAACATGGCACTATATACCAGTTTAAAAGTTTGTTCATGCTTTGTGGAGAAATGCTAGACTTTAGACTATTGATCTCATCAGTGTCATTTGTACTTTTCATTCTGTGCCAGGAAATGTGCAGCATGCCCTTTCGCATGGGACAGTGAGCTGATACTGGTCGCTTGACTGATGTTTGTTGTAGGATGGCTCAAGCTCccaaaaaaagcctaaattAAATACTAATGTCAACCTTTGCTGTGTATTATTTTGTCAGATGTTTGCATGCATATTTATATCTTTGCCAGCAGCAGTACAGTAAACTTAAGTTCGTTGTTATATTTAGGGGCAAACAGATTATATCCCCGGTCAATTATTGGGGtggatatttggcattttgacgatTATCTATATCGccatattattttaatgatcgctgataaaattaattaatgaattcacccagtgtcagcatgggaggaacttttactttgtaaaacctcagggagctatttttatttattcaaaataagcatatttatattcatgcatgtgtgtgcgtctgcAGGGAACAGGGGAATCTCCCTGACCTGTGTGTTGACCCCCTGCCGTGTGATTGGGGTGTGTGTGATGCTGATGACCCTTGGAGCCATCGGAGCAGCCGTCTGGGCCGTAGGTCAGACCTCATGCTTTCACACATACACCTAGAGgcacatactgtattttcacCAAACATACGatgattataatattttttgtctgattatattttgtagtTCTCATTGTCAAAACTCTGATGatcagtatttgttttttatgaccCTTCTGTAGTTTCATACTGCACAATGGAGGAAGACACGGGACTGTATGATGGTGAGTGAGAGATGAGATGGTTTCAAATTCATAGAtttataataagtagttttatACTAGACTTTaaattaaactataaaaaatatcagatatcATAGGCGCACATGCTTACTCTTATTGTCTACAAAGGAGCAGTACGTTCTGATTATTGTATTTTGAGaaacttaaattacatttttttcacagctggCAAGGACGATGCAGCATGTTTTTAGTCCTGTTTCTCTTTTAGCAGAAACATAATACAAAGTTTAAAGCAATGTGTACATACAATTTGATTACTACTGGTATgataattactattattaacaCTCTAGCCAGGCTGGGCAGGTGATCAAAATGTATTTCCGTTCAAGATTTTGGCTGTCAGTGATTATGAAGACAAGATAATTGAGATGAAACCATTACTGTGCCacattatttttgttctgtcttgTTATAAATCCAGCACACTCCTTTCCTCAAAAGCACTGTGCTTACTGTTGccaacttatttattttattaatctcttttatttacatacattttaaaaacttgttttacaGCTGAATTTAAGTTTGagaaaatttacttttgaaaagacaaatttGCTTTAGAAGTGTGATAAATGCATGATGTTCCCAAAATCAGTgagttgttttattgtttttcataaaGGTGATccaaatatttatcaaaataattgtgagTGGGATTTTTGCCATAATCAAGCAGCCCTATCCTGTAGTCACTTGAATGAAACAAATATATCTTATGATTGTATATTTCCACAGTACATGCTGCAGATTCACTTGCAGTTGcaggttcatttgttttttaattgtattatcAACATAAAAGAACAGTGagataatttacatttttaataaaattggTTCTGCAGAAGCTGGAAACTAACATAATTTCACTGCCATTAAGAAAATCTTTAATTTAGATACTCATGCACAAAGAAGCTGGAGAAAGTTGCATTTGTGGTCTTTTCTATGTCACACATTGATATAATAGGAGCACGATATAAGCATGCAACTTTCTTTGGgctaataaaataatacacaaattattatcaaggtgagcaaaaacaaatatatgttaaaagtaaaaaggagTGTGTGCTGTTATACCAAGCTTGTCTTAAAAGTAACCCTTTGTCTTTCCCTGCAGTCCAGGTAAATTCTGCAGACCAACGTCTCCGGGTCTTTGACCCAGCCCAGAAGAGGTGGCGTCAGGTGTGTTCCTCCTCAGCCAATGAGCTGCTAGCTAGCATCAGCTGTGAAGAAGTGGGTTTTATCAGGTGAGATATTTTTTACGTAAGTATATCTCCGTGTTTTTATGCAGCATTGTGTGACACAggactgaggtgtgtgtgtgtattggttTTAGTGTGGTGAATTACTCTGTCACATCGGTGTCAGAGGCCAGTGGAGATGGCGGGGAGTTCTTCTGTGTCAGACCGCAAGAGCTCAGCTATGGCAAGAAAATCAAAGACTCATTGTTCCCATGGTAACAAACACCTGTCTGTTCGATCCTGCACCTGTCTCACAGCAGTCTAACCTTCCTCCTCACTGTCCTCTCTGTTGTTCCTGCTGCCTTTTATTTCACTCTTCTGCTCTGTTGACAGAGAGCGCTGAACAGTAACTTAGTTTGGATGTTCTCTATTTCTCTGTCAGGCTGTTACtaactctgtctgtctttgtttcagtGACTGTGAGAGCAGGGAGGTTCTCACACTGTTGTGTCAAGGTAAGATGTGATCTGCACTCACTTTGTCTGGCACACTGGCACACTTTTTATTCCGATACCTTGCGCCCATCACTCATCTTTCACCACATGCTGGGCCATACACCTTGTTATTTGTGCTTCTTAAGATGCTTTCACACTGCCGCACAGTAACTCGAAGCCCCGAATCATTTCAAAAGTGGGAAGGGAGCAGAGGGAAAGTGGGTAGCTGTATGATGGTTGCTACCCACTTTAATGTGCATGGATTTTGCTCAACCACGCAGATTTAATTGTGTTGAAGTTCTGGCGTTAGAGAGGGCGGGCATAACAGAAGCAGAAAGACAACAAGATGAAGGAGCTGATAATGTTAGTGTCTTAATACCTGGAGTTGTGCATCACTGCGATAGCAACCTACGTACGTCCTACGTACATAAGGACAACCAGGAAAAAACACTGGGCCTGCAATAACATTTCCACCAAACTTCAGGTGACTGGTAAATTGCTAATAAATCTAAGGTAATTTCAGCAATTTTCATTGTCTCGATACAGTATTTACACTTCACCAAGCTAGACTGCACTTCTGCCAGTGACGTTCACAAAAGTACCTGTCTGTCATCTTTAGCTGTGGATCACAACAAcagcttcttttaaaaacacttttctttttggggGAATGTTTTTGCAGGTAGGCAGTTGTCAGAGTGGTTGCCTGTCATGTGAAAGcactttacaaatgttttctaGATCTTTTCAGCCTGCCAGCTGTCATTgtttctctccttcttcttaCTTATCTTACGTTCACTTTTTTCTACTCCTTCTCTCAGCCATTCTCATTCTTTCATAGGCTACCTTCACTCAATTTTATATGTCTAATTCTTTTCCCCACAGTCAGTtaactctctcctctctctcctcggCAGACTGCGGCAGGAGAAGTTTCGCAGCGGACCGTATAGTAGGTGGCGTGGATGCCAGGCAGGGCAGTTGGCCCTGGCAGGTCAGATTGGAGTACGACGGAGCTCATCAGTGTGGAGGAGCCATCATCTCAAACCGCTGGATTGTCTCAGCAGCTCACTGCTTCCATGAGTAAGTAACCAAGCCTGACTTCATTCATAAATCAGGTTTTATGTTAATCACATGGTGgacaaattgaattatttttcatgCTAGGCGGCATCGCATTGTCAATCGCTGGCGTGTGCTGCTGGGGTCCATCTATAGTAAACCAGTCAACGCCAACGTGGCGGAGGTGAACACCATTGTTTACCACAGCAGCTACCTGCCCTTTGTAGATGCTAACATAGATGACAACAGCAGGGACATCGCTGTTCTGGCCCTCACCCAGCCCCTTACTTTCAACGGTAGGTCACAcaatgtgacacacacatattaatcaaataagaaacacacactgacacatgcTGAGTATTTGATTGGTTGATGACAGTGATTAGAGATGAGGACAGAGACATGGAGAGAActggagagacacaaagagTCAGTCATTACAGTGATTTGCCTGCTTTAGGGTTCCTGTTTGCCAAATTCAAGTCAGCAGGACAAACATGTATTCAGCATAGTAATATATCAGCACTGAACAGGATGTGACCACCTGTTCCCCCTGTGCTGGATACTTGCTTTCTTATCCCAGCACTCCTTTAGTTAACGCTTAGGggctgtttggcacattttacatgctttgataatgttggctgtgttcatgcatatggcatacattttggcaagattgtgaatttttgtttaattttggaatttccagcttaGCTCCcacaaaaagtctaaaatacactgtgtaaaaaaaaaatcttacattcAGTGCAAAAAATATGGCCTTGTatcccattcaaactgcaatttttgatcctacagccatcaaagcatgaaacatacattgtattatttttgggtgtttgctttgtaatttgtaacttttactattttccatctcatgatgtcattttttaccatatttggcatatggagaaataCATTCAATTTCCACTAGATACACAAAAGATGTTGCAGTAAATCACTAACCTatctcaggctgtgataataaaaaaacaactggcaTTTGaagatttaaaattcaaaaatgaattaatgtttGCTAttaatgattaggactgatgttggtaaaaaatgttactCAATGAATGTAGAAAATCATATTCGTGTACGATATTTTTCATAGCCTGATTCCAAATAGCGCATTTTATGTGCAGAGTGGTATGAGTCTGACTATTGACactccacaaaaaaataataatatatagaaaaatcagtgttgctgctaatcattgacatatcctagaTTGTgataaaaacatggtggcatcatgacaaaaacctggcatttaaagggttaaaattctgaaaatgaattaatgttaatattcatttaaaaaaatcaatgaaagtagaaaataatagtgatgtataatcatttttaaagcttgattttgaaaagcacattttgtgggCAGAGtgtgtgaataaaataaagatatacaGGAAATGTCTTTGCAAACTGAGCAGGCATGAGGAAGCATTGGTGCACATGTTTATTAAGACCAGGATGTCTACTTGACTGTGAGTCAATTACTTTTACAAAttgttgtttgtattgtaaTACTTGTAATACCCTGAacctattaaaaaaatctgccctTGATGAATACCCACCACCACcattacaataaataaactaaaactaatacaaacaaaacatttttgaataataaaaactaaactgacaCTAGCAAACCCATTCTAAGAGGAAGTAAactgaagtgaaaacaaaaattaaaagtagaaagaaaacctcttgaaaaatacaaaactgtaaTGACTCTAAATGACAAATATCCAAATGCAAATATACTGTATTGATGTGTTCTATACTGACCAAGAAGAGGAAAGTGATGAAGAGACATGGACATACAGGAACAACACAGTGGCTCAAGTTTCTGAAATGCAAATTAAACTTGTTTTGAAGTCACGTCAAAATGTGCTTGTTCACACCaatgttttgataattgttGAGTTACTGATGTTGATTATTAACACGTACTACTTTGCAGCAGAAGAAACTTGTAAAGGAAACTTTTAAAGTGGTGTTTCAGTACATCGTGTCTGACATCTAGTGTTCAAACTTCATTATTACCACCATGGCATGAGGTTCACTGGAGGGAAAATAACacaagtggaaaataataaaagttaaatgGATTTCTAGGGAGTGTTTCAATGTTTTTTGATGGACTAATAGAAATACATGTGGTATGTGGATTTAGTCTCCTGTatctttactgtttttaatgttgtgggTGATAAGTTACTCACCTGTTTCATACATATTTTGTGAATTCACCCTTGACTTAGACAGCATGATCCAGTGtgaattgatttcttttatccTTTGTACAGATGGCAGTAAAAGCAAAGATATTACATATGACTGGGAGCGAGAACAAGACAGGAGCTAACCTAAAAATTAGACTAAACCTGACAAAAATCTACAGTTTCAGTTCATTAGTACTTCATATAGTAAGAATGGTGGTTCTTGGCCATTAATTACTCCATGCATCAATTAACAATGA contains:
- the hpn gene encoding serine protease hepsin isoform X2 codes for the protein MYAEKVVTEGKMGNRGISLTCVLTPCRVIGVCVMLMTLGAIGAAVWAVVSYCTMEEDTGLYDVQVNSADQRLRVFDPAQKRWRQVCSSSANELLASISCEEVGFISVVNYSVTSVSEASGDGGEFFCVRPQELSYGKKIKDSLFPCDCESREVLTLLCQDCGRRSFAADRIVGGVDARQGSWPWQVRLEYDGAHQCGGAIISNRWIVSAAHCFHERHRIVNRWRVLLGSIYSKPVNANVAEVNTIVYHSSYLPFVDANIDDNSRDIAVLALTQPLTFNEYIQPICLPAYGQRLIDGQMGTVTGWGNVDYYGIQAEVLQEAHVPIISDAVCNAPDYYDNQITTSMFCAGYEKGETDACQGDSGGPFVADDCLSKTRRYRLLGVVSWGIGCAMAKKPGVYTRVSRFLPWISTAMRNYQNSPGLHKMART
- the hpn gene encoding serine protease hepsin isoform X1 — translated: MYAEKVVTEGKMGNRGISLTCVLTPCRVIGVCVMLMTLGAIGAAVWAVVSYCTMEEDTGLYDVQVNSADQRLRVFDPAQKRWRQVCSSSANELLASISCEEVGFISVVNYSVTSVSEASGDGGEFFCVRPQELSYGKKIKDSLFPCDCESREVLTLLCQDCGRRSFAADRIVGGVDARQGSWPWQVRLEYDGAHQCGGAIISNRWIVSAAHCFHERHRIVNRWRVLLGSIYSKPVNANVAEVNTIVYHSSYLPFVDANIDDNSRDIAVLALTQPLTFNEYIQPICLPAYGQRLIDGQMGTVTGWGNVDYYGIQAEVLQEAHVPIISDAVCNAPDYYDNQITTSMFCAGYEKGETDACQGDSGGPFVADDCLSKTRRYRLLGVVSWGIGCAMAKKPGVYTRVSRFLPWISTAMRVTDCTHYLYIIHIIHFYCNIVFYCGFTMF